A stretch of the Rhizobium sullae genome encodes the following:
- a CDS encoding ATP-binding cassette domain-containing protein, with the protein MLSLRGVSFVIEGRTLLHPLTLDFEAGKTVGLIGHNGSGKSTLLKLLARQQQPSSGTIRFEGKALAEWPGRAFARRLGYLPQQTPAAPGMLVNELVALGRYPWHGTLGRFAEADRIKVSEALELTGIASFAGRLVDTLSGGERQRVWLAMLVAQDADCLLLDEPISALDIGHQLEVLTLTQKLSREKGLSVIAVLHDVNMAARFCDEIVALHLGRLIAQGTPAEIMKPAELDKIYNVRMDVMQQRSGRLVAVAQ; encoded by the coding sequence ATGCTCTCGCTTCGAGGCGTCAGCTTCGTCATCGAAGGCCGTACGCTGCTGCATCCGCTGACGCTGGATTTTGAAGCCGGCAAAACGGTCGGGCTGATCGGCCATAACGGTTCCGGAAAATCGACGCTGCTGAAGCTTCTCGCCCGCCAGCAACAGCCTTCTTCCGGCACGATACGCTTCGAAGGCAAGGCGCTTGCCGAATGGCCGGGCCGCGCCTTTGCCCGCCGCCTCGGCTACCTGCCGCAGCAGACGCCGGCAGCGCCGGGGATGCTTGTCAATGAGCTTGTCGCGCTCGGCCGCTACCCCTGGCATGGTACGCTTGGCCGCTTCGCAGAAGCAGATCGCATTAAGGTTTCCGAAGCGCTGGAACTTACAGGCATCGCCTCATTCGCCGGCAGGCTTGTCGATACACTGTCGGGCGGAGAGCGCCAGCGCGTATGGCTGGCTATGCTTGTGGCGCAGGATGCCGATTGCCTGCTGCTTGACGAACCCATCTCCGCACTCGACATCGGCCATCAACTCGAAGTGCTGACACTGACCCAGAAACTCTCCCGCGAGAAGGGCCTCAGCGTCATTGCCGTGCTTCACGACGTCAACATGGCGGCGAGATTCTGCGACGAAATCGTCGCGCTGCATTTGGGGCGCTTGATCGCGCAAGGAACACCCGCCGAAATCATGAAACCTGCCGAACTCGACAAGATCTACAATGTCCGGATGGATGTGATGCAGCAACGGTCCGGCCGGCTTGTGGCGGTGGCCCAATAA